From a region of the Mucilaginibacter auburnensis genome:
- the tgt gene encoding tRNA guanosine(34) transglycosylase Tgt gives MKFNLTAQDPLSKARAGEITTDHGTIPTPIFMPVGTAGTVKAVHQRELKDDIEAKIILGNTYHLYLRPGLDVLERAGGLHKFNGWEGPILTDSGGYQVYSLSEVRKIKEEGVTFRSHIDGSKHLFTPENVMDIQRVIGADIIMAFDECTPYPCDYNYAKRSIEMTHRWLKRCCDRFDSTGPKYGYSQTLFPIVQGSVYKDLRVRSAEVIASFEREGNAIGGLSVGEPAEEMYAMTEIVCNILPQQKPRYLMGVGTPINLLENIALGIDMFDCVMPTRNARNGMLFTKNGVINIKNEKWKDDFSPIEEDSTLFADKQYTKAYLRHLIHSGEMLGAQIATLHNLHFYLWLVAEARAKIISGEFSSWKNTMVNRLGQRL, from the coding sequence ATGAAATTTAATTTAACAGCACAAGATCCTTTATCAAAAGCGCGCGCGGGCGAGATAACTACCGATCACGGCACTATTCCTACACCCATATTTATGCCTGTAGGTACCGCGGGTACGGTTAAAGCCGTTCATCAGCGTGAGCTAAAAGACGATATAGAAGCCAAAATAATTTTAGGTAACACCTACCATTTGTACCTCCGCCCAGGCTTAGACGTTTTGGAACGAGCCGGCGGTCTACACAAATTTAACGGATGGGAGGGGCCTATACTTACAGATAGTGGCGGTTACCAAGTTTATTCTTTAAGCGAAGTACGTAAAATTAAAGAGGAGGGAGTAACCTTCCGCTCGCATATTGATGGCTCAAAACACCTGTTCACACCCGAAAATGTAATGGATATACAGCGTGTAATAGGCGCTGATATTATTATGGCGTTTGATGAATGTACGCCCTACCCATGCGATTATAACTATGCCAAACGCTCTATAGAAATGACGCACCGCTGGTTAAAACGCTGCTGCGACAGGTTTGACAGCACCGGGCCTAAATACGGTTACAGCCAAACGTTGTTTCCAATTGTACAGGGCTCTGTTTATAAAGATCTGCGCGTGCGTTCGGCAGAGGTTATTGCTTCTTTTGAGCGCGAAGGCAATGCCATTGGCGGTCTTTCTGTAGGTGAACCTGCCGAAGAAATGTACGCCATGACAGAAATTGTGTGCAATATATTACCGCAGCAAAAACCACGTTATTTAATGGGCGTGGGCACACCCATCAACCTTTTAGAGAATATTGCTTTGGGGATTGATATGTTTGACTGTGTTATGCCAACCCGTAACGCGCGCAATGGTATGCTTTTTACAAAAAATGGTGTTATCAATATCAAAAACGAAAAGTGGAAAGATGATTTTTCGCCAATTGAAGAGGATAGTACTTTGTTTGCCGATAAGCAATATACAAAGGCTTATCTGCGCCATTTGATACACTCCGGCGAGATGCTGGGCGCGCAGATAGCTACACTGCACAACCTGCATTTTTACTTGTGGCTGGTAGCAGAAGCCAGGGCGAAGATCATATCGGGCGAATTTTCATCATGGAAGAATACAATGGTTAACCGCTTGGGCCAAAGGCTTTAA
- a CDS encoding RNA polymerase sigma factor encodes MEINSNFTENAKNDFHLVVKAREGNQKAYADLMQRYKDSIYFMVLKMVNNKEDAMDLTVETFAKAFEKLDKYQPDYAFSTWLFRVATNNCIDFIRKKKLNTMSIHGMMDEDGEEKQLQIKADSLNPEETSIKKQQTAELKLLIQSLPLRYRNLITLRYFDELSYEEIAQQLDLPLGTVKAQLFRARYLLGNIINRFNRDDI; translated from the coding sequence ATGGAAATAAACTCCAATTTTACCGAGAATGCAAAAAACGACTTTCACCTGGTTGTGAAAGCGCGTGAGGGTAATCAGAAAGCTTATGCAGACCTTATGCAGCGTTATAAGGACTCCATTTATTTTATGGTGCTCAAAATGGTGAATAACAAAGAGGATGCTATGGACCTCACCGTAGAAACATTTGCCAAAGCTTTTGAAAAGTTGGATAAGTATCAACCCGATTATGCTTTTAGCACCTGGTTATTCAGGGTGGCTACCAATAATTGTATTGATTTTATCCGTAAAAAGAAACTCAATACCATGTCAATACATGGCATGATGGACGAAGACGGTGAGGAAAAGCAATTACAGATAAAGGCGGATAGCCTCAACCCTGAAGAAACATCCATAAAAAAACAGCAAACTGCCGAACTGAAATTGCTTATACAAAGTTTGCCGTTACGCTACCGTAATTTAATTACGCTCCGTTATTTTGACGAGCTATCATACGAAGAAATAGCCCAGCAGCTTGATCTGCCTTTAGGTACGGTTAAAGCACAATTATTTAGAGCACGTTACTTGCTGGGCAACATTATCAACCGTTTCAACAGGGATGACATCTGA
- a CDS encoding glycosyltransferase, translated as MELYIRLALLGLFLLTFIVQLYYLVTQHRSLSTYQPTAELPEPSVPVSVIISARNEEKNLSENLPAILEQDYPDFEVIVVNDCSTDDSETILTAFKQQYPHLKIVTKTEHVRFKTGKKFALTLGIKAAANEYLLFTDADCIPASKNWITYMAAQFTHPKTQIVLGYSPYFETKNFLNSLIRFETLKTAISYLSAALNNNAYMGIGRNLAYTKTLFFASKGFASHMHVISGDDDLFINQNATASNTAIEINPDAFVYTSAKTTFGGLFRQKKRHMGVGKLYKGKHRRMLSFDALSGLLFYPLFIACIVFNVEPLWVLGVFIMRLITQVVVYKNIFKKLAAAAQLWYLPLIDFVYYIYISVFGLIGTLIKTKQWK; from the coding sequence TTGGAATTATATATACGCCTTGCTTTACTGGGTCTGTTTTTGCTGACATTTATTGTTCAATTATATTATTTAGTAACGCAGCACAGATCATTATCCACCTATCAGCCCACTGCCGAATTGCCTGAGCCCTCTGTGCCCGTTTCGGTTATTATCAGCGCACGTAACGAAGAAAAAAACCTGAGTGAAAATCTCCCTGCTATACTGGAGCAGGATTACCCTGATTTTGAAGTAATAGTGGTTAATGACTGCTCTACAGACGACTCAGAAACTATACTTACCGCATTTAAACAGCAGTATCCTCACCTTAAAATTGTTACCAAAACCGAGCATGTGCGTTTTAAAACCGGTAAAAAATTTGCGCTAACTTTAGGTATTAAAGCCGCCGCAAACGAGTATTTGTTATTTACTGATGCTGATTGTATACCGGCCTCAAAAAACTGGATAACTTACATGGCAGCGCAATTTACCCACCCCAAAACGCAGATTGTGCTGGGTTATTCGCCTTATTTTGAAACAAAAAATTTCCTGAATTCACTTATCCGTTTTGAAACTTTAAAAACGGCAATAAGTTACCTTTCGGCCGCATTGAATAATAATGCTTATATGGGCATAGGCCGTAACCTGGCTTACACTAAAACCTTGTTTTTTGCAAGCAAAGGGTTTGCGTCGCATATGCACGTTATATCCGGCGACGACGACCTGTTTATTAATCAAAACGCCACAGCAAGCAATACAGCTATTGAGATCAATCCGGATGCATTTGTTTATACAAGCGCTAAAACAACGTTTGGCGGGCTTTTCCGTCAGAAAAAAAGGCACATGGGCGTTGGTAAGCTGTATAAAGGAAAACACCGCCGCATGTTAAGCTTTGACGCGCTGAGCGGATTGCTGTTTTACCCGTTATTTATAGCATGCATTGTTTTTAATGTAGAACCTTTATGGGTTTTAGGTGTATTTATAATGAGGCTGATAACACAAGTTGTTGTCTATAAAAACATATTTAAAAAATTAGCAGCCGCCGCGCAGCTTTGGTACTTGCCCTTAATTGATTTTGTTTATTACATTTATATAAGTGTTTTTGGCCTTATCGGAACACTGATCAAAACCAAGCAATGGAAATAA
- the rsmG gene encoding 16S rRNA (guanine(527)-N(7))-methyltransferase RsmG — translation MTSEQLFSYFPQLSDTQKEQFERLPQLYELWNNQINVISRKDIDQLFERHVLHSLGIAKVMPFLPGEKVLDVGTGGGFPGIPLAIMFPETDFFLVDSIGKKIKVVQEVASALGLENLRAAHSRAEQVNEKFNFVVSRAVTRLKEFHPWIKNKYTKQSKNTLPNGLLYLKGGDLSEEIAESGLKVKQYYLKDFFKEEFFDTKQVIYVKG, via the coding sequence ATGACATCTGAGCAATTATTTTCATATTTTCCGCAGCTTAGCGATACACAGAAAGAGCAATTTGAACGTTTACCACAATTATATGAACTGTGGAACAACCAAATCAATGTAATATCGCGCAAGGATATTGACCAGTTGTTTGAGCGCCATGTACTGCACTCATTGGGTATTGCCAAGGTAATGCCCTTTTTACCAGGCGAAAAGGTGCTTGATGTAGGTACCGGAGGCGGCTTTCCGGGTATACCACTGGCTATTATGTTTCCGGAGACTGATTTTTTCCTGGTAGATTCTATCGGCAAAAAAATAAAAGTAGTACAGGAAGTAGCCAGTGCTTTGGGCTTGGAAAACCTGCGCGCTGCACACAGCCGTGCCGAGCAGGTGAATGAGAAATTTAATTTTGTTGTTTCAAGAGCTGTAACACGGTTAAAAGAATTCCATCCCTGGATAAAGAATAAATACACTAAGCAATCAAAGAACACTTTACCTAACGGACTGCTATACTTAAAAGGTGGCGACCTGAGCGAAGAAATAGCTGAATCGGGCTTAAAGGTTAAACAATATTATTTGAAAGACTTTTTTAAGGAGGAGTTTTTTGATACCAAGCAGGTTATTTACGTTAAAGGCTAA
- a CDS encoding LptF/LptG family permease, with product MKGFINRYLTIIDRYLIGKYLGTFFFTLLIVISISVVFDVSEHLDNFLTHHRSIWEIMWYYTGFIPFFMDMLSPLITFLAVIFFTAKMANQTEIVPILSSRASFNRFLRPYFLSATLIFFISLIGKLYIIPVTNQIKVKFENENGFNGEYNVKNEVHLQLDKDTYVYVQSFDKYSKTGYQFVLEKFNGDDLKKRIVSNSISYDSVKRVWSLHDYSVRYVNGLNEKLVEHLNKDTVLNMQPSDFEIVANTYSAMSLKELNRRIDQEKIRGSGDLKDMVFEKYRRFFYPFAAYVLTIIGVSISSRKVRGGVGLPLGIGLALCFAYIVVDKFSLVFAIKGGLSPIIATMIPNALFGVIGLYLLYKAPK from the coding sequence ATGAAGGGATTTATAAACAGATATTTAACCATAATTGACAGGTACCTTATAGGCAAGTATCTGGGCACCTTCTTTTTTACGCTACTCATTGTTATCAGCATATCGGTTGTGTTTGACGTTTCCGAACACCTGGATAACTTCTTAACACACCACCGCTCCATATGGGAGATCATGTGGTACTACACCGGCTTTATCCCGTTTTTTATGGATATGCTATCGCCGCTCATTACCTTTTTAGCTGTGATATTTTTCACCGCCAAAATGGCTAATCAAACGGAGATAGTACCTATTTTGAGCAGCAGGGCTAGCTTTAACCGCTTTTTAAGGCCTTATTTTCTTAGCGCAACGCTCATTTTTTTTATATCACTTATCGGGAAGCTGTACATTATCCCTGTCACCAATCAAATTAAGGTGAAATTTGAGAACGAGAACGGGTTTAACGGCGAATACAACGTTAAGAACGAGGTGCATCTGCAGTTGGATAAAGACACCTATGTGTACGTACAATCATTTGATAAATACTCCAAAACCGGCTACCAGTTTGTACTGGAGAAGTTTAATGGCGATGATCTGAAAAAGCGTATTGTATCTAACTCTATCTCTTATGATTCGGTTAAGCGCGTGTGGTCTCTGCATGATTATTCGGTGCGTTATGTAAACGGTTTGAACGAGAAATTGGTAGAGCACCTCAATAAAGATACAGTGTTAAACATGCAGCCGTCAGACTTTGAGATAGTGGCCAATACCTATTCGGCCATGTCATTAAAGGAGCTCAACAGGCGCATTGACCAGGAAAAAATACGAGGTTCGGGCGATCTGAAAGATATGGTATTTGAAAAGTATCGCCGGTTTTTCTACCCTTTTGCCGCCTATGTACTAACCATAATTGGGGTGTCTATATCGTCGCGCAAGGTGCGTGGAGGGGTAGGTTTGCCCCTGGGTATAGGTCTGGCTTTGTGTTTTGCCTACATTGTAGTTGATAAATTTTCTCTTGTATTCGCTATTAAAGGCGGCTTATCGCCCATTATAGCCACCATGATACCCAACGCATTGTTTGGTGTTATTGGCCTTTATTTGCTTTATAAAGCACCCAAATAA
- a CDS encoding FKBP-type peptidyl-prolyl cis-trans isomerase, with protein sequence MKIESQHVVSLTYDLYVDQDGTENLVESATQEQPLTFLFGVGQMLPKFEENLSTLSTGDSYDFKLSAQDAYGEYDEEAVANLPKEMFNGTDIPEIGSILPLQDNNGNRFQGQVVSVAEDAVVVDLNHPMAGQELHFKGNIINVRPATPEELSHGHAHGADGHQGH encoded by the coding sequence ATGAAAATTGAATCACAACACGTAGTGTCATTAACATATGATCTGTATGTAGACCAGGACGGAACCGAAAATCTGGTTGAAAGCGCAACGCAGGAGCAACCACTTACCTTCTTATTCGGCGTTGGCCAGATGCTGCCAAAGTTTGAAGAAAACTTAAGCACACTTTCAACCGGCGATAGCTACGATTTTAAATTAAGCGCGCAGGATGCCTACGGCGAATATGATGAAGAAGCTGTAGCTAACTTGCCTAAAGAAATGTTCAACGGTACAGATATTCCAGAAATTGGTTCTATCCTTCCATTACAGGATAACAATGGCAACCGTTTTCAAGGCCAGGTTGTATCAGTAGCTGAAGATGCTGTAGTAGTTGACCTGAACCACCCAATGGCTGGTCAGGAACTGCATTTTAAAGGCAACATTATCAACGTTCGCCCGGCAACACCAGAGGAATTATCGCATGGCCACGCGCATGGCGCAGATGGTCATCAAGGTCATTAA
- a CDS encoding thioredoxin domain-containing protein has translation MNKLANSTSPYLLQHANNPVNWYPWGAGALQKAKDENKLIIVSIGYSACHWCHVMEHESFEDEQVAAVMNEYFVCIKVDREERPDVDQIYMSAVQLMSGRGGWPLNCICLPDQRPVYGGTYYRKNDWTSILFNLADLYKNKPEEAEDYAKRLTEGIQRYETLDRILEQPEYAKADLEQVVANWKQYFDRIEGGLGNAPKFPMPNNWISLMRYAHLTGDDEAAKQVQLTLQKMAEGGIYDHVGGGFARYSVDGLWHVPHFEKMLYDNGQLVSLYAEAYTWRPNELYKDVVAEVIAFTQRELTSPEGGFYSALDADSQGVEGKFYTFTKEEVDEILGDDAGIFCKYYHITDEGNWPEEHTNVLFKRGNDQELAEAIGITVDELLSRVSAAKQRVFDARSTRIRPGLDDKILASWNGLMLKGLCDAYKAFNEPQYLDIAIKNATFIVNNLIDENGRLNRIYKKEGSTAPDVAFLDDYANVIDAFIALYEVTFNEEWLGYAKLLANRTLLNYYDDEDGMFFYTADDDEQLIARKCEIMDSVIPSSNSTMARTLKKLGLFYYNEEFLEVSSQLLRNTFSYIAKYPPSYSNWFMLLLDEVFGVNEVAVTGNNAEDLRAELEKNYVPNKIMLGGTKGSLPLLEGKFGQTTQIYVCKDKTCGLPANDVEGALKQINS, from the coding sequence ATGAATAAACTGGCCAATTCTACCTCTCCTTATTTGCTGCAACATGCTAACAATCCGGTTAACTGGTACCCATGGGGAGCAGGAGCCTTGCAAAAAGCTAAAGACGAGAACAAACTCATTATAGTAAGCATTGGCTATTCGGCCTGTCACTGGTGCCATGTAATGGAGCATGAGAGCTTTGAAGATGAGCAGGTGGCCGCGGTTATGAACGAATACTTTGTGTGTATAAAGGTTGACCGCGAAGAACGCCCTGATGTTGACCAGATCTATATGAGTGCTGTTCAGCTAATGAGCGGCAGGGGAGGATGGCCACTTAATTGTATTTGTTTACCCGATCAGCGCCCTGTTTACGGCGGTACCTACTACCGTAAAAACGACTGGACAAGTATTCTTTTTAATTTGGCTGATCTGTATAAAAATAAGCCAGAAGAAGCTGAGGACTATGCTAAACGCCTAACGGAAGGTATACAGCGATACGAAACGCTTGATAGGATACTGGAACAACCTGAGTACGCAAAAGCCGATTTGGAACAGGTGGTTGCTAACTGGAAACAATATTTTGACCGTATAGAAGGTGGCTTAGGCAATGCGCCTAAATTCCCGATGCCTAATAACTGGATAAGTTTAATGCGTTACGCCCACTTAACCGGCGATGATGAAGCAGCTAAGCAGGTACAGTTAACGCTTCAAAAAATGGCCGAGGGTGGTATTTATGACCACGTGGGCGGCGGCTTTGCCCGTTACTCGGTTGATGGGCTATGGCATGTACCGCACTTTGAAAAGATGCTCTATGATAACGGGCAGTTAGTGAGCCTGTACGCCGAAGCTTACACCTGGCGGCCAAACGAGCTTTATAAAGATGTAGTTGCCGAGGTGATAGCCTTTACGCAGCGGGAATTAACCTCTCCCGAAGGTGGCTTTTATTCAGCTCTGGATGCTGATAGTCAAGGGGTGGAGGGTAAGTTCTATACGTTCACCAAAGAGGAAGTTGATGAGATACTTGGTGATGACGCGGGTATATTCTGTAAGTATTATCATATAACCGACGAGGGCAACTGGCCCGAAGAACATACCAATGTTTTATTTAAGCGTGGAAATGATCAGGAATTGGCAGAAGCCATCGGCATAACTGTTGACGAGTTGCTGAGCAGGGTATCTGCTGCTAAACAAAGGGTTTTTGATGCGCGGAGCACGCGTATAAGACCCGGCTTAGACGATAAGATACTGGCCTCATGGAACGGCTTAATGCTCAAAGGTTTGTGCGATGCCTACAAGGCTTTTAATGAACCACAATACCTTGATATAGCTATTAAAAACGCCACTTTCATTGTAAATAATTTGATTGACGAGAACGGTAGGTTAAACCGCATCTACAAAAAGGAAGGCAGCACCGCGCCGGATGTAGCTTTCCTGGATGATTACGCCAATGTAATAGACGCGTTTATTGCTTTGTACGAGGTAACATTTAACGAAGAATGGTTAGGCTACGCTAAACTGTTAGCCAATCGTACACTGCTAAATTACTATGATGACGAGGACGGTATGTTCTTTTACACCGCTGACGACGACGAGCAGTTAATAGCCCGCAAATGTGAGATTATGGATAGCGTGATACCTTCATCAAACTCAACAATGGCGCGTACTTTAAAAAAGCTTGGATTGTTCTATTATAATGAGGAGTTTTTAGAGGTTTCGTCTCAGTTGCTGCGTAATACATTCTCTTATATAGCCAAATATCCGCCATCCTATTCCAACTGGTTCATGCTGTTATTAGATGAAGTTTTCGGCGTGAATGAGGTGGCAGTAACCGGCAACAATGCTGAAGATTTGCGTGCGGAACTGGAAAAAAATTATGTTCCAAATAAAATAATGTTGGGCGGTACAAAAGGAAGTTTACCTTTGTTGGAAGGTAAGTTTGGGCAAACTACACAAATTTATGTTTGCAAAGACAAAACCTGCGGTTTGCCTGCCAATGATGTTGAAGGCGCGCTAAAACAAATTAACAGTTAA
- a CDS encoding TlpA family protein disulfide reductase, protein MFKTFLFTLITLCCLDNAAAQKNFNITVKIDNKFNADKISFQYHNGKRLISMPDSFGNKKVLVLKGKYYTPLVALNITYIDDSNKNYSNNYFLTEKPAFVSLRYEQNDNEILPVTSVKNATAIFDTVANKDWASLHRFVNDESVEASNKAFYDFLEHNQPLTQDSRHRLGELYKPYLNRAMLYFKEHPDNYFSFWHFTYQIAQPNGMLWDDIAFLKEQLAFYRSTFPSKYINSVEGRTLISKFEKRIYPLKINEPAPVFKLITTDGKNVSSNTLKGKYVLFDFWATWCGPCMAAVPFVKGIRTKYASDKLAIIGINKDSDMKNLLRGAKTTGMSWPQFYDKHDYMTDLYEVGAIPVLVLIDPDGKLIYKSDLKTPDEKALPEVLKALEEKHLLN, encoded by the coding sequence ATGTTTAAAACATTCCTCTTTACCTTAATTACCTTATGTTGTTTAGATAACGCAGCTGCACAAAAAAACTTTAACATCACTGTTAAAATTGATAATAAGTTTAACGCTGATAAAATCAGTTTTCAGTACCACAATGGCAAGCGTTTAATTTCTATGCCCGATAGTTTTGGTAATAAAAAAGTGCTTGTTTTAAAAGGGAAATATTATACACCACTTGTGGCCTTAAATATTACGTATATAGATGACTCAAATAAAAATTATAGCAACAATTATTTTTTAACGGAAAAACCTGCGTTTGTAAGTCTTCGGTACGAGCAGAATGATAACGAAATTTTACCGGTTACATCTGTAAAGAACGCAACGGCTATTTTTGATACAGTTGCGAATAAAGACTGGGCATCTTTACATCGTTTTGTGAATGATGAAAGTGTTGAGGCCAGTAATAAAGCGTTTTATGATTTTTTAGAACACAATCAACCCTTAACACAGGATTCCCGTCACCGTTTGGGTGAACTGTACAAACCCTATCTGAACAGGGCAATGCTGTATTTCAAAGAGCATCCCGATAACTATTTTTCATTTTGGCACTTTACTTATCAAATAGCGCAACCTAATGGTATGTTATGGGATGATATCGCGTTTTTAAAAGAGCAATTAGCATTTTACAGATCAACATTTCCGTCAAAATACATTAACAGCGTAGAGGGTAGAACGCTTATCAGTAAGTTTGAGAAGCGCATTTATCCCTTAAAAATAAATGAGCCGGCGCCTGTTTTTAAGCTTATTACCACTGATGGAAAAAATGTTTCTTCAAATACTTTAAAAGGCAAATATGTATTGTTTGACTTTTGGGCAACATGGTGTGGCCCCTGCATGGCCGCGGTTCCGTTTGTAAAGGGTATCCGCACTAAATATGCTTCAGATAAGCTGGCGATAATCGGCATCAATAAGGATAGTGATATGAAAAACTTATTGCGCGGGGCAAAAACAACAGGCATGAGTTGGCCTCAATTTTATGACAAACACGATTATATGACTGATCTCTATGAAGTTGGAGCTATACCCGTATTGGTATTAATTGATCCTGATGGCAAACTTATTTATAAAAGTGATCTTAAAACTCCAGACGAGAAGGCATTGCCTGAAGTATTAAAAGCCTTAGAAGAAAAGCACCTGCTCAATTAA